A part of Sulfurifustis variabilis genomic DNA contains:
- a CDS encoding Rrf2 family transcriptional regulator, whose product MRLTTFTDYTLRVLMYLGLQEGRLSTIAEIARAYRVSENHLMKVVHYGATRGLLETVRGKGGGVRLGRTPEEIRIGELVRETEADTALVECFGAGNSDCRIAPACALRGVLGEAQEAFFRSLDRYTLADLLRPRARLAPLLKAPARQKRVAS is encoded by the coding sequence ATGCGCCTGACGACCTTTACCGACTACACGCTGCGCGTGCTCATGTACCTCGGCCTGCAGGAGGGCCGTCTGAGCACGATCGCCGAGATCGCCCGGGCCTACAGGGTTTCCGAGAACCACCTGATGAAGGTGGTGCACTACGGCGCCACCCGGGGGCTGCTCGAAACGGTGCGGGGCAAGGGCGGAGGCGTGCGGCTCGGGCGCACCCCGGAGGAGATCCGCATCGGCGAGCTCGTACGCGAGACCGAGGCCGACACGGCCCTGGTCGAGTGCTTCGGCGCCGGCAACTCCGACTGCCGGATTGCTCCCGCCTGCGCCCTGCGCGGGGTGCTCGGCGAGGCGCAGGAGGCGTTCTTTCGCTCGCTCGACCGATACACCCTGGCCGATCTGCTGCGCCCGCGCGCGCGGCTCGCGCCGCTACTCAAGGCGCCGGCGAGGCAAAAGCGCGTCGCGTCCTAG
- a CDS encoding nucleotide sugar dehydrogenase — translation MSIVAVVGLGYVGLPLAVEFGKKHETIGYDLSAEKIDQYRRHVDPTGEVSSEELRAARRLHVTNDPAEIAKADFIVVAVPTPVDEAHQPDFSPLVGASRTVGKHMKRGTIVVYESTVYPGATEEVCIPVLEQQSGMRWKKDFHVGYSPERINPGDKEHTLTRIVKVVSGDTPETLEAVAELYGSVITAGVHRASGIKVAEAAKVIENTQRDLNIALMNELAIIFDRIGIDTLEVLQAAGTKWNFLPFRPGLVGGHCIGVDPYYLTHKAEMLGYHPQVILAGRRINDGMGKFIAEQTIKQMIQAGSHVKGAKVNVLGLTFKEDVPDLRNSRVIDVINELRTFGVEVHVHDPVPVQHEAKHEYGIDLVGWEDLPAAEAIVAAVAHKPFLAMSPKDFSKKLTKGGCFVDVKSRFDAQALRAAGMNVWRL, via the coding sequence ATGAGTATTGTCGCGGTGGTGGGACTTGGCTATGTGGGCTTGCCCCTGGCCGTGGAGTTCGGCAAGAAACACGAAACGATCGGCTACGACCTGAGCGCCGAAAAGATCGACCAGTACCGCCGTCACGTGGATCCGACGGGCGAAGTGTCGAGCGAGGAGCTCCGCGCCGCCCGGCGGCTGCACGTGACCAACGACCCCGCGGAGATCGCGAAGGCCGATTTCATCGTGGTGGCCGTCCCGACGCCCGTGGACGAGGCCCATCAGCCCGACTTCAGTCCGCTCGTGGGCGCGAGCCGCACGGTCGGCAAGCACATGAAGCGCGGCACCATCGTCGTGTACGAATCCACCGTTTACCCGGGCGCCACCGAGGAGGTATGCATACCCGTGCTCGAGCAGCAGTCGGGAATGCGATGGAAGAAGGATTTCCACGTGGGCTACTCGCCCGAGCGCATCAATCCCGGCGACAAGGAACACACGCTCACGCGCATCGTGAAGGTGGTCTCCGGGGACACGCCCGAGACGCTCGAGGCGGTCGCCGAGCTCTACGGCTCGGTCATCACGGCCGGCGTCCACAGGGCATCCGGCATCAAGGTGGCGGAGGCGGCCAAGGTCATCGAGAACACGCAGCGCGACCTCAACATCGCGCTCATGAACGAGCTGGCGATCATCTTCGATCGCATCGGCATCGATACGCTCGAAGTGCTGCAGGCCGCCGGCACGAAGTGGAACTTCCTGCCCTTCCGGCCGGGGCTCGTCGGCGGCCACTGCATAGGTGTCGATCCCTACTACCTGACGCACAAGGCGGAAATGCTCGGCTATCACCCGCAGGTGATCCTCGCCGGCCGGCGCATCAACGACGGGATGGGCAAGTTCATCGCCGAGCAGACGATCAAGCAGATGATCCAGGCGGGCTCACACGTGAAGGGCGCGAAAGTGAACGTGCTCGGGCTCACCTTCAAGGAGGACGTGCCCGACCTGCGCAACTCGCGCGTGATCGATGTCATCAACGAGCTGCGCACCTTCGGGGTCGAAGTTCACGTGCACGACCCGGTTCCCGTCCAGCACGAGGCGAAGCACGAGTACGGCATCGATCTGGTCGGCTGGGAGGATCTGCCGGCCGCCGAGGCGATTGTCGCGGCCGTGGCGCACAAGCCGTTTCTCGCGATGTCGCCGAAGGACTTCTCGAAAAAGCTCACGAAGGGCGGGTGCTTCGTCGACGTCAAGTCGCGGTTCGACGCGCAGGCCTTGCGCGCGGCCGGCATGAACGTCTGGCGTTTGTAG
- a CDS encoding NAD-dependent epimerase/dehydratase family protein, whose amino-acid sequence MRILVTGGAGFIGSHLTERLLGEGHRVRVLDNLSTGKRENLPSHPGLEFVEGDIRAQDDAMEAVSGIDAVYHLAAVASVQASVDDPRGTHESNFVGTLNLLEAARRHRVQRFLYASSAAVYGDNADLPVGEEATTKPLSPYAADKLAGEHYLDFYGRKFGLAGTAFRFFNIYGPRQDPSSPYSGVISIFVDRMRQGRPVTIYGDGRQTRDFVYVGDLAELLASALMSEEAVGQVLNVGRGVECSLLELVAELEKLGGRSIERQHEAARTGDIRHSRARVARLRQVFGRVPQTPIGAGLARLLGHEDAA is encoded by the coding sequence ATGCGGATACTGGTTACGGGCGGGGCCGGCTTCATCGGCTCGCATCTGACGGAGCGCCTGCTCGGGGAGGGTCACCGGGTCCGGGTCCTGGATAACCTGTCGACCGGGAAGCGCGAGAACCTGCCCTCGCACCCGGGCCTCGAGTTCGTGGAGGGCGATATCCGGGCGCAGGACGACGCCATGGAGGCCGTTTCCGGGATCGACGCCGTCTATCACCTGGCCGCGGTCGCCTCGGTCCAGGCCAGCGTCGACGACCCGCGGGGTACGCACGAATCGAACTTCGTCGGCACGCTCAACCTGCTCGAGGCGGCGCGCCGTCACCGCGTGCAGCGCTTTCTCTACGCCAGCTCGGCCGCCGTGTACGGGGATAACGCCGACCTGCCGGTGGGGGAGGAGGCGACGACCAAACCCCTGTCGCCCTACGCGGCCGACAAGCTCGCCGGCGAGCATTACCTGGATTTCTATGGCCGCAAGTTCGGTCTGGCCGGCACCGCGTTTCGATTCTTCAACATCTACGGTCCGCGTCAGGACCCCTCGTCGCCCTATTCGGGCGTGATCAGCATCTTCGTCGACCGCATGCGCCAGGGTCGTCCCGTGACGATTTACGGCGACGGCAGGCAGACGCGCGACTTCGTCTACGTGGGCGATCTGGCCGAGCTGTTGGCGTCGGCGCTCATGAGCGAGGAGGCCGTCGGGCAGGTGCTGAACGTGGGGCGGGGCGTGGAGTGCTCCCTGCTCGAGCTGGTCGCGGAGCTGGAGAAGCTGGGAGGCAGGAGCATCGAGCGCCAACACGAAGCGGCGCGCACGGGAGACATCCGCCACTCGCGCGCCCGGGTAGCGCGCCTGCGCCAGGTCTTCGGGCGCGTGCCCCAGACGCCGATCGGCGCCGGTCTCGCCAGGCTGCTCGGCCACGAGGACGCGGCTTAG
- a CDS encoding metal-sulfur cluster assembly factor, which produces MSEKEVSREQIATALREVIDPEVGVNVLDLGLVYRVEVDLPRVTVQMTMTTPACPLGPYLTTQVQDALRRHLPDASDIQVDIVWEPAWNPEFISDEGRRQLGWAEQPA; this is translated from the coding sequence ATGAGCGAAAAAGAAGTCAGCCGCGAGCAGATCGCGACCGCCCTCAGGGAGGTCATCGACCCGGAGGTCGGGGTGAACGTTCTGGATCTCGGCCTGGTCTACCGCGTCGAGGTGGATCTGCCCCGCGTGACGGTGCAGATGACCATGACCACCCCTGCGTGCCCTCTCGGGCCGTATCTCACCACGCAGGTGCAGGACGCGCTTCGACGCCATCTCCCGGATGCGAGCGACATCCAGGTCGACATCGTGTGGGAGCCGGCCTGGAACCCGGAGTTCATCAGCGACGAGGGGCGACGCCAGCTCGGATGGGCCGAGCAGCCCGCATGA
- a CDS encoding propionyl-CoA synthetase, giving the protein MDAYQAMYLRSLRDPEGFWGEAAEALHWERRWERVLDDSRAPFYRWFAGGLFNTCYNALDRHVENGRAEQPALIYDSPVTRTVRTYTYRELRDEVARFAGALRSQGVDRGDRVIIYMPMIPQAVIAMLACARIGAIHSVVFGGFAGQELAKRINDAEPKLIVSASCGIEPNRVVEYKPLLDGAIRIATSKPERCIVYQRPQHRAALVAGRDVDWEEVAGAQPVDCVPVASTDPLYILYTSGSTGIPKGVVRDHGGHAVALKWSMKYIYGVEPGEVYWAASDVGWVVGHSYIVYGPLLHGCTTILFEGKPVGTPDPGAFWRVVSEHKVSTLFTAPTAFRAIKREDPNGEHIRKYDRAGFRTLFLAGERCDPDTLLWAQKQLNVPVIDHWWQTETGWPIASNCIGIETFPVKPGSATKPVPGYDVQVLDANGKQVGDGTIGSIAIKLPLPPGSLPTMWKNDHGYRKYYLDPFPGYYLTGDAGYKDEDGYLWIMSRIDDIINVAGHRLSTGAMEEVLASHPDVAECAVIGAADEIKGELPVGMIVLKAGVNRPQEEIVKEVVQLVRDRIGPVAAFKQAIVVKRLPKTRSGKILRGTMRKIADGQQYQVPPTIDDPAILGEITQALHALGYPHAPASQAR; this is encoded by the coding sequence ATGGACGCTTACCAGGCGATGTACCTCCGGTCGCTGCGCGACCCGGAAGGGTTCTGGGGCGAGGCGGCCGAGGCCCTGCACTGGGAACGCAGGTGGGAGCGCGTGCTCGACGACTCGCGCGCCCCCTTCTACCGCTGGTTCGCCGGCGGGCTGTTCAATACCTGCTACAACGCGCTCGACCGTCACGTCGAGAACGGCCGGGCCGAGCAGCCGGCGCTGATCTACGACAGCCCCGTCACCCGGACCGTCCGCACCTACACCTACCGGGAGCTGCGCGACGAGGTCGCCCGCTTCGCCGGCGCGCTGCGGAGCCAGGGGGTGGATCGAGGCGACCGCGTGATCATTTATATGCCGATGATCCCGCAGGCGGTGATCGCGATGCTCGCCTGCGCCCGCATCGGGGCGATCCACTCGGTGGTGTTCGGCGGCTTCGCCGGGCAGGAGCTCGCCAAGCGCATCAATGACGCCGAACCCAAGCTGATCGTCTCGGCCTCCTGCGGCATCGAGCCGAACCGGGTCGTCGAGTACAAACCGCTGCTCGACGGCGCGATCCGGATCGCGACGAGCAAGCCGGAACGCTGCATCGTCTACCAGCGCCCGCAGCACCGCGCCGCGCTCGTCGCCGGGCGCGACGTCGACTGGGAAGAAGTCGCCGGCGCGCAGCCGGTCGACTGCGTGCCGGTCGCCTCGACCGACCCGCTGTACATCCTTTATACCTCCGGTTCGACCGGCATTCCCAAGGGCGTCGTGCGCGACCACGGCGGCCACGCCGTCGCGCTCAAGTGGAGCATGAAGTACATCTACGGCGTCGAGCCCGGCGAGGTGTACTGGGCGGCCTCGGACGTGGGCTGGGTGGTGGGGCATTCGTACATCGTCTACGGCCCGCTGCTGCACGGCTGCACCACGATTTTGTTCGAGGGCAAGCCGGTCGGCACGCCCGACCCGGGCGCGTTCTGGCGCGTGGTCTCGGAGCACAAGGTCTCGACGCTCTTCACCGCGCCGACCGCGTTTCGCGCGATCAAGCGCGAGGACCCGAACGGGGAGCACATCCGCAAGTACGACCGTGCGGGCTTCCGCACGCTGTTCCTCGCCGGCGAGCGCTGCGACCCCGACACGCTCCTCTGGGCGCAGAAGCAGCTCAACGTTCCCGTGATCGACCACTGGTGGCAGACGGAGACCGGCTGGCCGATCGCGTCCAACTGCATCGGGATCGAGACGTTTCCGGTGAAGCCCGGCTCGGCGACGAAGCCCGTGCCCGGCTACGACGTGCAGGTGCTCGACGCGAACGGCAAGCAGGTGGGCGACGGGACGATCGGGAGTATCGCGATCAAGCTGCCGCTGCCGCCGGGCAGCCTGCCCACGATGTGGAAGAACGACCACGGCTACAGGAAGTACTACCTCGACCCCTTCCCCGGCTATTACCTCACCGGCGACGCCGGCTACAAGGACGAGGACGGGTACCTCTGGATCATGAGCCGCATCGACGACATCATCAACGTCGCCGGCCACCGGCTCTCGACCGGCGCGATGGAGGAAGTGCTCGCCTCGCACCCGGACGTCGCCGAATGCGCCGTCATCGGCGCGGCCGACGAGATCAAGGGCGAGCTTCCCGTGGGGATGATCGTGCTCAAGGCCGGCGTGAACCGGCCGCAGGAAGAGATCGTGAAGGAGGTCGTGCAGCTCGTGCGCGACCGCATCGGCCCGGTGGCGGCGTTCAAGCAGGCGATCGTGGTGAAGCGCCTCCCGAAGACACGCTCGGGCAAGATCCTGCGGGGCACGATGCGCAAGATCGCCGACGGCCAGCAGTACCAGGTGCCGCCGACCATCGACGACCCGGCGATCCTCGGCGAGATCACGCAGGCCCTGCACGCGCTCGGCTATCCGCACGCGCCGGCGTCGCAGGCCCGATGA
- the cydP gene encoding cytochrome oxidase putative small subunit CydP, with product MPRRRLAREIAVVLVVKVLLLAGIFVLFFGRARWLELVSDYQEGRAAEPPSPPAVEEVH from the coding sequence ATGCCCCGCCGGCGCCTCGCGCGCGAGATCGCCGTTGTCCTCGTCGTCAAGGTTCTGCTCCTCGCGGGCATCTTCGTGCTGTTCTTCGGTCGCGCGCGATGGCTCGAGCTGGTGTCCGATTACCAGGAAGGGCGTGCCGCCGAACCGCCGTCGCCGCCTGCCGTCGAGGAAGTCCATTAG
- the prpC gene encoding bifunctional 2-methylcitrate synthase/citrate synthase: MSEKKQVTNQAGLRGVNAGRTAICTCGVEGMGLNYRGYDIIELAGKSTFEEVAYLLLKGELPTRSQLNAYVKRLRGLRELPGALKEVLERIPGTAHPMDVMRTGCSMLGTLEPEAGFDRQQDIADRLLAAFPGIMAYWYHYARHGRRVDTVTDEPTLAGHALHLILGRTPKPLHRDAMDVSLVLYAEHEFNASTFAVRVATATLSDFYSAITAGIGTLRGPLHGGANEAAMALIERFTSPEEAAEGVKAMLARKEKIMGFGHAVYSISDPRNVVIKQWSKRLAEDTGDRTLFPVSEAIEKTMWDAKRLFPNLDFYSASTYHFMGVPTDLFTPLFVCSRITGWAAHLMEQRADNRLIRPNAEYIGPSQRAYVPIEQRG; this comes from the coding sequence ATGAGCGAGAAGAAGCAGGTGACGAACCAGGCGGGCCTGCGGGGCGTCAACGCCGGCCGGACGGCGATCTGCACGTGCGGCGTGGAAGGCATGGGCCTCAATTACCGCGGCTACGACATCATCGAGCTCGCTGGAAAATCCACCTTCGAAGAGGTCGCCTACCTGCTCCTCAAGGGCGAGCTGCCGACTCGCAGCCAGCTGAACGCCTACGTGAAGCGCCTGCGCGGCCTGCGCGAGCTGCCGGGCGCGCTGAAGGAGGTGCTCGAGCGCATCCCGGGGACGGCGCACCCCATGGACGTGATGCGCACGGGCTGCTCCATGCTCGGCACACTCGAGCCCGAGGCGGGCTTCGACCGTCAGCAGGACATCGCCGACCGCCTGCTCGCGGCGTTCCCGGGCATCATGGCCTACTGGTATCACTACGCGCGCCACGGCCGGCGCGTCGACACCGTCACCGACGAACCGACGCTCGCCGGTCATGCGCTGCACCTGATCCTCGGCCGGACCCCGAAGCCGCTGCATCGCGACGCGATGGACGTCTCGCTCGTGCTCTACGCCGAGCACGAATTCAACGCCTCGACCTTCGCCGTACGCGTGGCCACCGCGACCCTCTCGGACTTCTACTCCGCCATCACGGCAGGCATCGGGACGCTGCGCGGGCCCCTGCACGGGGGCGCCAACGAGGCGGCCATGGCGCTGATCGAACGCTTCACGAGCCCGGAGGAAGCCGCCGAGGGCGTGAAGGCGATGCTCGCGCGCAAGGAGAAGATCATGGGCTTCGGCCACGCGGTCTACAGCATCTCCGATCCGCGCAACGTGGTGATCAAGCAGTGGTCGAAGCGCCTCGCCGAGGACACCGGCGACCGCACCCTCTTCCCCGTCTCCGAAGCAATCGAGAAAACGATGTGGGACGCGAAGCGGCTGTTTCCGAACCTCGACTTCTACTCGGCGTCGACCTACCACTTCATGGGCGTGCCGACCGACCTCTTCACGCCCCTCTTCGTCTGCTCGCGCATCACGGGCTGGGCCGCGCACCTCATGGAGCAGCGCGCCGACAACCGCCTGATCCGGCCGAACGCCGAGTACATCGGGCCGTCACAGCGGGCTTACGTGCCGATCGAGCAGCGCGGCTGA
- a CDS encoding class I SAM-dependent methyltransferase: MDRKSHWERIYETRQPTGVSWYQPRLLRSLELILACAPPLGARMIDVGGGASTLVDDLLTLGFHKLAVLDISRAAIAGARARLGPRADTVQWIEADVTQAVLPACGFDLWHDRAVFHFLTQAEDRNRYRGLLAGTLAPGGHAVIATFGPGGPERCSGLEIVRYDLPGLARELGPAFETVEGRTETHRTPSGTPQEFVYGLFRRR; this comes from the coding sequence GTGGATCGAAAATCGCACTGGGAACGGATCTACGAAACCCGGCAGCCCACCGGCGTCAGCTGGTACCAGCCGCGCCTCCTGCGCTCGCTCGAGTTGATCCTCGCGTGCGCGCCGCCCCTCGGCGCGCGGATGATCGACGTCGGCGGCGGCGCATCGACCCTCGTCGACGATCTCCTCACCCTCGGTTTTCACAAGCTCGCCGTGCTCGATATCTCGCGTGCGGCGATCGCGGGCGCGCGCGCTCGCCTCGGGCCGCGGGCGGACACGGTGCAGTGGATCGAGGCGGACGTCACGCAGGCCGTGCTTCCCGCCTGCGGCTTCGATCTCTGGCACGATCGCGCCGTGTTCCATTTCCTCACGCAGGCCGAAGACCGGAATCGCTACCGGGGCCTGCTCGCCGGGACCCTGGCACCGGGCGGCCACGCCGTGATCGCCACGTTCGGCCCGGGCGGCCCCGAGCGCTGCAGCGGGCTCGAGATCGTCCGTTACGACCTGCCCGGGCTCGCGCGGGAGCTCGGCCCCGCCTTCGAAACGGTCGAGGGCCGGACGGAAACCCACCGGACGCCGTCCGGCACGCCGCAGGAGTTCGTCTACGGGCTCTTTCGGCGCCGCTGA
- a CDS encoding DUF2249 domain-containing protein, with translation MQQDAQATIDVRTIPPRERHPLIFNTFGQLAPGQALLLVNDHDPKPLYYQFQAEHASRFSWQYLEQGPEIWKVRIGRVV, from the coding sequence ATGCAGCAAGACGCGCAAGCGACCATCGACGTCCGGACGATCCCGCCCCGGGAGCGCCACCCGCTCATCTTCAACACCTTCGGGCAGCTCGCGCCGGGGCAGGCGCTGCTCCTCGTGAACGACCACGACCCTAAGCCGCTCTACTACCAGTTCCAGGCGGAGCATGCGAGCCGCTTTAGCTGGCAGTACCTGGAGCAGGGACCGGAAATCTGGAAGGTCCGTATCGGCCGCGTGGTCTGA
- a CDS encoding bifunctional 2-methylcitrate dehydratase/aconitate hydratase encodes MHPTQADLNVRPAPDKELADIADYVSGYAIASDEAYDTARHCLLDSLGCAMLALGYPECSRHLGPIVPGSVVPNGARVPGTPYELDPVKAAFDIGTLVRWLDFNDTWLAAEWGHPSDNLGAILACADHVSRTRVAAGSPLTVRDVLGYMIKAHEIQGVMALENSFNRVGLDHVVLVKLASAAVATHMLGGTREQIVDAISQVWVDGQSLRTYRHAPNAGPRKSWAAGDATSRGVRLALMTLNGEPGYPSALTAKTWGFYDVSFKGKRFEFQRPYGSYVMEHVLFKISFPAEFHAQTAVECAVKLHPQVRERIDEIERIGLTTHESAIRIISKVGPLHNYADRDHCLQYMVAIGLLHGDLNADHYTDAAAADPQIDLLREKMEVREEPRYSRDYLDPDKRSIANAVQIFFKDGTSTDRVEVEYPIGHRRRRPEGIPKLIEKARHNLATQLPKGKVEALLELFLDRSRLEATPVPSLMQMLQP; translated from the coding sequence ATGCACCCGACCCAAGCCGACCTCAACGTCCGCCCCGCTCCCGACAAGGAGCTCGCCGACATCGCCGACTACGTGAGCGGCTACGCGATCGCGAGCGACGAGGCCTACGATACCGCCCGTCACTGCCTCCTCGACAGCCTCGGCTGCGCGATGCTCGCGCTCGGGTATCCCGAGTGCTCGCGCCACCTCGGACCGATCGTTCCCGGGAGCGTCGTCCCGAACGGCGCGCGCGTACCCGGCACGCCTTACGAGCTCGACCCGGTCAAGGCCGCCTTCGACATCGGGACGCTGGTGCGCTGGCTCGACTTCAACGACACCTGGCTCGCGGCGGAGTGGGGGCATCCGTCCGACAACCTGGGCGCGATCCTCGCCTGCGCCGACCATGTCAGCCGCACCCGGGTCGCCGCGGGCTCCCCGCTCACGGTGCGCGACGTGCTCGGTTACATGATCAAGGCGCACGAGATCCAGGGCGTGATGGCGCTCGAAAACAGCTTCAACCGCGTCGGCCTCGACCACGTGGTGCTGGTGAAGCTCGCCTCGGCGGCGGTCGCGACGCACATGCTCGGCGGCACGCGCGAACAGATCGTCGACGCGATTTCGCAGGTCTGGGTGGACGGCCAGTCGCTGCGCACCTATCGCCATGCGCCGAACGCGGGGCCGCGCAAGTCGTGGGCCGCGGGCGACGCGACGAGCCGCGGCGTGCGCCTCGCGCTCATGACGCTCAACGGTGAGCCGGGGTACCCGAGCGCGCTGACGGCGAAGACCTGGGGCTTTTACGACGTGAGCTTCAAGGGAAAACGCTTCGAGTTTCAGCGGCCGTACGGCAGCTACGTCATGGAGCACGTGCTCTTCAAGATCTCCTTCCCCGCGGAGTTTCACGCGCAGACCGCGGTGGAGTGCGCGGTGAAGCTGCATCCGCAGGTCAGAGAGCGCATCGATGAAATCGAGCGCATCGGGCTCACCACGCACGAGTCGGCGATCCGCATCATCAGCAAGGTCGGCCCGCTGCACAACTACGCGGACCGCGACCACTGCCTGCAGTACATGGTCGCCATCGGCCTGCTGCACGGCGACCTGAACGCCGATCACTACACGGACGCTGCCGCCGCCGATCCGCAGATCGACCTGCTTCGTGAAAAGATGGAAGTGCGCGAGGAGCCGCGCTACAGCCGCGACTACCTCGACCCGGACAAGCGCTCGATCGCGAACGCGGTGCAGATCTTCTTCAAGGACGGGACGAGCACGGACAGGGTGGAGGTCGAGTACCCGATCGGCCATCGCCGGAGGCGTCCGGAAGGAATCCCCAAGCTCATCGAGAAGGCGCGCCACAACCTCGCTACGCAACTTCCGAAGGGGAAGGTCGAGGCGCTGCTCGAGCTCTTCCTCGACCGCAGCCGCCTGGAAGCGACCCCGGTCCCGTCGCTGATGCAGATGCTGCAGCCATAG
- a CDS encoding DUF1971 domain-containing protein — translation MKALPSDLIATGRTPLYNNHSIPAGLGLSHRTRARTWARITVRSGRLRYRSLDTPREAIILTPHRPGVVPPEERHQVEPLGAVEFYLEFFQESAESASGPAAALLRRLREEHVNFRLLLDLLERQLDAFERAARPDYELMEDIVRYMREYPDRFHHPWEDLIFARLANADTAIEPIVADLKRQHATLARSGSDLLDSLRGAVAGVLLPRHALEQPGREYVARFRAHMEMEEQKLFPLLGTRLAPDDWNAVDTMMAARKDPLFGRQVAGRYERLYREIAASTARAG, via the coding sequence ATGAAAGCGCTGCCTTCGGACTTGATCGCGACCGGCCGCACCCCGCTCTACAACAACCATTCGATACCGGCCGGTTTAGGGCTTTCCCACCGGACCAGAGCCCGGACATGGGCGCGGATCACGGTGCGTTCGGGCCGGCTCCGCTATCGCTCGCTCGACACGCCTCGGGAGGCGATCATCCTCACGCCGCATCGTCCCGGCGTCGTCCCGCCCGAGGAGCGGCACCAGGTCGAACCGCTCGGCGCCGTCGAGTTTTATCTGGAGTTTTTTCAGGAATCGGCAGAGAGCGCCAGCGGGCCCGCGGCCGCACTACTGCGCCGTCTGCGCGAGGAGCACGTGAACTTCCGCCTTCTGCTCGATCTGCTGGAGCGGCAGCTCGATGCGTTCGAGCGCGCCGCGCGCCCCGACTACGAACTGATGGAGGACATCGTGCGCTACATGCGCGAGTACCCGGACCGCTTTCATCACCCGTGGGAGGATTTGATCTTCGCGCGCCTCGCGAACGCCGACACGGCCATCGAGCCGATCGTGGCCGACCTGAAACGCCAGCACGCCACGCTCGCGCGCAGCGGCAGCGACCTGCTCGACTCCCTGCGTGGCGCCGTTGCCGGGGTGCTGCTGCCGCGGCATGCGCTCGAACAGCCGGGCCGCGAGTACGTCGCGCGGTTCCGCGCCCACATGGAGATGGAGGAGCAAAAGCTGTTCCCGCTGCTCGGAACGCGTCTCGCCCCGGACGACTGGAACGCCGTCGACACGATGATGGCGGCACGCAAGGATCCCCTCTTCGGCCGCCAGGTGGCCGGACGCTACGAACGGCTCTACAGGGAGATCGCCGCGTCCACGGCGCGTGCAGGGTAG
- the prpB gene encoding methylisocitrate lyase, with protein sequence MTAPVSSAGGRLRAAVAEERPLQVVGAINAYSALLAERAGFRALYLSGAGVANASFGLPDLGITTLDNVLEDTRRICAATALPLLVDADTGFGSAFNIARTVRELTRAGAGGMHIEDQVQAKRCGHRPGKAIVPKDEMVDRIKAAVDARGDEDFVIMARTDALAVEGLDAAIERAQACREAGADMIFPEAVTGLDQYRRFAEAVGVPILANITEFGKTPLFTLAELREAGVALALYPLSAFRAMSRAAEAVYRTIRTDGTQRDALDAMQTRAELYEVLDYHRYERMLDDLFGKGKEK encoded by the coding sequence ATGACCGCGCCCGTGTCGTCCGCCGGCGGGCGCTTGCGCGCCGCCGTGGCCGAGGAACGGCCCCTGCAGGTCGTCGGCGCCATCAACGCCTACAGCGCGCTGCTCGCCGAACGCGCCGGGTTCCGCGCGCTCTATCTCTCCGGCGCCGGCGTCGCGAACGCCTCCTTCGGGCTCCCCGACCTCGGCATCACCACGCTCGACAACGTCCTCGAAGACACGCGGCGCATCTGCGCCGCGACCGCCCTGCCCCTGCTCGTCGACGCCGACACGGGCTTCGGCAGCGCGTTCAACATCGCGCGCACCGTGCGCGAGCTGACGCGGGCCGGCGCGGGCGGCATGCACATCGAGGACCAGGTGCAGGCCAAGCGCTGCGGCCACCGGCCGGGCAAGGCGATCGTGCCGAAGGACGAGATGGTCGACCGCATCAAGGCCGCGGTCGACGCGCGCGGGGACGAGGACTTCGTCATCATGGCGCGCACCGACGCGCTCGCGGTCGAGGGACTCGACGCGGCGATCGAGCGCGCCCAGGCGTGCCGCGAGGCGGGCGCGGACATGATCTTCCCGGAGGCGGTGACCGGGCTCGACCAGTACCGGCGCTTTGCCGAGGCGGTCGGCGTCCCGATCCTCGCGAACATCACCGAGTTCGGGAAAACGCCGCTCTTCACGCTCGCGGAGCTGCGCGAGGCGGGCGTCGCGCTCGCGCTCTATCCGCTCTCCGCCTTCCGCGCCATGAGCCGAGCGGCCGAGGCGGTTTACCGCACGATCCGCACCGACGGCACCCAGAGAGACGCGCTCGACGCCATGCAGACGCGCGCCGAGCTCTACGAGGTGCTGGACTACCACCGCTACGAGCGGATGCTCGACGACCTCTTCGGCAAGGGGAAGGAGAAATGA